The following are from one region of the Sandaracinus amylolyticus genome:
- a CDS encoding TetR/AcrR family transcriptional regulator encodes MAPRTPARRKSALPRSGSAAPRKQKRLPALERRSQLIDVGRAVFAKRGYEATSVEEIAKRAKVSKPIIYEHFGGKEGLYAVVVDREMDYVVRRIVEAIGSGSPRERVERASLAFLAYVRDHPDGFAVLSQDSPVTSAHGRMSSLLNDLAERVGHVFVRALEDAGYDAKPAPIYAHALVGMVTFVGKWWTEVRTPPIEEVAQHMSALAWMGLRHLPKKPRLSER; translated from the coding sequence ATGGCGCCCCGCACCCCCGCGCGACGCAAGAGCGCTCTCCCGCGCAGCGGGAGCGCGGCCCCGCGCAAGCAGAAGAGGCTCCCTGCGCTCGAGCGGCGCTCGCAGCTCATCGACGTGGGCCGCGCGGTGTTCGCGAAGCGCGGCTACGAGGCGACGTCGGTCGAGGAGATCGCGAAGCGCGCGAAGGTGAGCAAGCCGATCATCTACGAGCACTTCGGCGGCAAGGAGGGGCTCTACGCGGTCGTGGTCGATCGCGAGATGGACTACGTGGTGCGCCGCATCGTGGAGGCGATCGGCTCGGGATCGCCGCGCGAGCGCGTGGAGCGCGCGTCGCTCGCGTTCCTGGCGTACGTCCGCGATCACCCCGATGGCTTCGCGGTGCTCTCGCAGGACTCGCCCGTGACCTCGGCGCACGGGCGGATGTCGAGCCTGCTGAACGATCTCGCGGAGCGAGTGGGCCACGTGTTCGTGCGCGCCCTCGAGGACGCGGGCTACGACGCGAAGCCGGCACCGATCTACGCGCACGCGCTGGTCGGCATGGTGACGTTCGTCGGCAAGTGGTGGACCGAGGTCCGCACGCCGCCGATCGAAGAGGTCGCGCAGCACATGAGCGCGCTCGCGTGGATGGGGCTCCGGCACCTGCCGAAGAAGCCGAGGCTCAGCGAGCGTTAA
- a CDS encoding ferredoxin reductase, which translates to MIGSESLAGPWRVAMRRMFFDRQLELWLGELGALDSLTEIRARVVDVIRETPDVRTFVLRPSRRWQPHRAGQWTTVEVEIDGARARRCYSISSAPGEPLVAITVKRVPGGRVSGWLHDRVRIGDVLRLDVPRGDFVLPEGPLPPLLMLSGGSGITPMMSMLRALAAREAMPDVVLVHHARRRGDVIFERAIDALAARHPTLRRVWCLDDEPGGPGGFDEARLAALVPDLEAREPFLCGPSAMMARVEAMWRREAFARPLHVERFVAAPSAPVAEGDDAPITLRLARSSRTLTARTAGTLLDQLERAGERPASGCRMGLCRTCTCTKRSGTVRHAITGAISSAPDEPIQLCVSVPCGDVELAL; encoded by the coding sequence ATGATCGGGTCCGAGAGCCTCGCGGGGCCGTGGCGCGTCGCCATGCGACGGATGTTCTTCGATCGTCAGCTCGAGCTCTGGCTCGGCGAGCTCGGCGCGCTCGATTCGCTCACCGAGATCCGCGCCCGCGTGGTCGACGTGATCCGCGAGACGCCGGACGTGCGCACCTTCGTGCTGCGCCCGAGCCGGCGCTGGCAACCGCATCGCGCCGGCCAGTGGACCACGGTCGAGGTCGAGATCGACGGAGCGCGCGCCCGGCGCTGCTACTCGATCTCGTCGGCGCCCGGCGAGCCCCTGGTCGCGATCACCGTCAAGCGCGTGCCCGGCGGTCGGGTGTCGGGTTGGCTGCACGATCGCGTGCGGATCGGGGACGTGCTCCGGCTCGACGTGCCACGCGGCGACTTCGTGCTCCCCGAGGGTCCCCTGCCGCCGCTGCTCATGCTGAGCGGGGGCTCCGGGATCACGCCGATGATGTCGATGCTGCGCGCTCTCGCGGCGCGCGAGGCGATGCCCGACGTCGTGCTGGTGCACCACGCGCGACGTCGCGGCGACGTGATCTTCGAGCGCGCGATCGACGCGCTGGCGGCGCGGCATCCGACGCTGCGGCGGGTGTGGTGCCTCGACGACGAGCCGGGCGGGCCGGGCGGCTTCGACGAGGCGCGGCTCGCGGCGTTGGTGCCCGATCTCGAGGCGCGCGAGCCGTTCCTCTGCGGGCCTTCCGCGATGATGGCGCGCGTGGAGGCGATGTGGCGGCGCGAGGCCTTCGCGCGCCCGCTCCACGTCGAGCGCTTCGTCGCGGCCCCGAGCGCGCCGGTGGCCGAGGGCGACGACGCGCCCATCACGCTGCGCCTCGCGCGATCGAGCCGGACGCTCACCGCCCGCACCGCGGGCACGTTGCTCGATCAGCTCGAGCGCGCCGGCGAGCGACCCGCGTCGGGCTGCCGCATGGGCCTGTGCCGCACCTGCACGTGCACCAAGCGCAGCGGCACCGTGCGCCACGCGATCACCGGCGCGATCTCGAGCGCGCCCGACGAGCCGATCCAGCTCTGCGTGTCCGTCCCCTGCGGCGACGTCGAGCTCGCGCTCTGA
- a CDS encoding fatty acid desaturase family protein, producing MTMQSRPLTRDEADALGRELDALRAEVLADLGARDVEHIRAVMRAANGCELAGRFLLHFGIDPVTFAVGAGALGLAKILENMEIGHNVMHGQYDWTGDPALRSSTYEWDIACTGDAWRSSHNFEHHTFTNVLGADRDIGYQFLRVSEEQHWRPHHLAQPAIAVGLALLFQWGVGTHDLRVMETLDGEQSWRELARRARPFLAKAGWQLAKDYAFFPAIALWNAPRVVAGNLLANAMRNVWSFSIIFCGHFPEGVRVYQADEARDESRGQWYVRQINGSANLDGERWMHLLSGHLSHQIEHHLFPDVPASRYPELAPRVREICARYGQVHRSGTLPRQLGNVAARIVTLAWPRARAAA from the coding sequence ATGACGATGCAGAGCCGACCGCTCACCCGCGACGAGGCCGACGCGCTCGGCCGCGAGCTCGATGCGCTGCGCGCCGAGGTGCTCGCCGATCTCGGCGCGCGCGACGTCGAGCACATCCGCGCGGTGATGCGCGCTGCGAACGGGTGCGAGCTCGCGGGCCGCTTCCTCCTCCACTTCGGGATCGATCCCGTGACCTTCGCGGTCGGCGCGGGCGCGCTCGGCCTCGCGAAGATCCTCGAGAACATGGAGATCGGGCACAACGTGATGCACGGCCAGTACGACTGGACCGGCGATCCCGCGCTGCGCTCGAGCACGTACGAGTGGGACATCGCGTGCACCGGCGACGCGTGGCGCTCCTCGCACAACTTCGAGCACCACACGTTCACCAACGTCCTCGGCGCCGATCGCGACATCGGCTACCAGTTCCTGCGCGTGAGCGAGGAGCAGCACTGGCGCCCGCACCACCTCGCGCAGCCCGCCATCGCGGTCGGGCTCGCGCTGCTGTTCCAGTGGGGCGTCGGGACGCACGACCTGCGCGTGATGGAGACCCTCGACGGCGAGCAGTCGTGGCGCGAGCTCGCGCGGCGCGCCCGGCCCTTCCTCGCGAAGGCGGGATGGCAGCTCGCGAAGGACTACGCGTTCTTCCCGGCGATCGCGCTGTGGAACGCGCCTCGTGTCGTCGCCGGGAACCTGCTCGCCAACGCGATGCGCAACGTCTGGTCGTTCTCGATCATCTTCTGCGGCCACTTCCCCGAGGGCGTGCGCGTCTACCAGGCGGACGAGGCGCGCGACGAGTCACGCGGGCAGTGGTACGTGCGCCAGATCAACGGCTCCGCGAACCTCGACGGAGAGCGGTGGATGCATCTGCTCAGCGGGCACCTGAGCCACCAGATCGAGCACCACCTCTTCCCCGACGTGCCCGCGTCGCGGTACCCCGAGCTCGCGCCGCGCGTGCGCGAGATCTGCGCGCGCTACGGACAGGTGCACCGCAGCGGGACGCTGCCGAGACAGCTCGGCAACGTCGCTGCGCGCATCGTCACGCTCGCATGGCCGCGGGCGCGCGCGGCGGCGTGA
- a CDS encoding VOC family protein has protein sequence MSTTFWNTLAVEDLERSRAFYAAIGFEVRDMPGGAPGISVHAAGGMVCLFRREAFASMIPGDVCDARRAQEIIQSIATESRGGVDELVARVEKAGGRVLGKPGAQPWGYSGGFADPDGHVWAVLSFASA, from the coding sequence ATGTCGACGACGTTCTGGAACACACTGGCGGTCGAGGATCTGGAGCGCTCGCGCGCGTTCTACGCCGCGATCGGCTTCGAGGTGCGCGACATGCCGGGCGGTGCGCCCGGCATCAGCGTGCACGCCGCGGGTGGGATGGTGTGCTTGTTCCGGCGCGAGGCCTTCGCGTCGATGATCCCCGGCGACGTCTGCGACGCCAGGCGCGCCCAGGAGATCATCCAGAGCATCGCGACCGAGAGCCGCGGCGGCGTCGACGAGCTCGTCGCGCGCGTCGAGAAGGCGGGCGGGCGCGTGCTCGGAAAGCCCGGCGCGCAGCCCTGGGGCTACTCCGGTGGGTTCGCCGATCCCGACGGTCACGTGTGGGCGGTGCTCTCGTTCGCGAGCGCCTGA
- a CDS encoding sigma 54-interacting transcriptional regulator, with product MTQIVERLAAKLELPGLRLSVVSGSDVGKEAVAESGVLRVGAARDNDLVLSDPSVSRRHFQVTLRQHEVRVDDLGSTNGTFVQGVRVLSAILAPGSLVQVGNTAIRAIPIEQPVHIALSEKTRFGALLGTSVEMRRVFALLERVSPSDATVLIQGETGTGKELVAEAIHAASPRADQPFVTFDCGSVAPSLVESELFGHVRGAFSGAVRDRLGVFEAAHGGTLFLDEIGELPLDLQPKLLRALESRQVQRVGENRWRAVDVRVVAATHRELAAEVNRGRFREDLYFRLAVVPVHLPPLRARGEDLPMLIAHFWQRLGRGAQPPAELVARLASRAWPGNVRELRNAVERAALLGGVESLGAPSPIAKASVPASSPFDPAILDLPLTEAQEKMEELFTRAYLERALTKSGGSVSGAARAIGTNRRYVQRLMKRYGIKASDGDDE from the coding sequence GTGACCCAGATCGTCGAACGTCTCGCGGCGAAGCTCGAGCTCCCCGGGCTGCGGCTCTCGGTGGTGAGCGGCAGCGATGTCGGCAAGGAAGCGGTCGCCGAGAGCGGCGTGCTGCGGGTCGGTGCCGCGCGCGACAACGATCTCGTGCTCAGCGATCCCTCGGTGTCGCGCCGACATTTCCAGGTGACGCTGCGCCAGCACGAGGTGCGCGTCGACGACCTCGGATCGACCAACGGGACGTTCGTGCAGGGCGTGCGCGTGCTCTCCGCGATCCTCGCGCCGGGCTCGCTGGTGCAGGTCGGCAACACCGCGATCCGCGCGATCCCGATCGAGCAGCCTGTGCACATCGCGCTCTCGGAGAAGACGCGCTTCGGCGCGCTGCTCGGCACCAGCGTCGAGATGCGACGCGTGTTCGCGCTGCTCGAGCGCGTCTCGCCGAGCGACGCGACGGTGCTGATCCAGGGCGAGACCGGCACCGGCAAGGAGCTCGTCGCCGAGGCGATCCACGCGGCCTCACCGCGCGCCGATCAGCCGTTCGTCACGTTCGACTGCGGATCGGTCGCGCCGAGCCTGGTGGAGAGCGAGCTCTTCGGGCACGTGCGCGGCGCGTTCTCGGGCGCGGTGCGCGATCGCCTCGGCGTGTTCGAGGCCGCGCACGGAGGCACGCTCTTCCTCGACGAGATCGGCGAGCTCCCGCTCGATCTGCAGCCGAAGCTGCTGCGCGCGCTCGAGAGCCGACAGGTGCAGCGCGTCGGCGAGAACCGATGGCGCGCCGTCGACGTGCGGGTGGTCGCGGCGACCCATCGTGAGCTCGCGGCCGAGGTGAACCGCGGGCGCTTCCGCGAGGACCTCTACTTCCGGCTCGCGGTGGTGCCGGTGCACCTGCCGCCGCTGCGCGCGCGGGGCGAGGATCTGCCGATGCTGATCGCGCACTTCTGGCAGCGCCTCGGGCGCGGCGCGCAGCCGCCCGCGGAGCTCGTCGCGCGCCTCGCGTCGCGCGCCTGGCCGGGCAACGTGCGCGAGCTGCGCAACGCGGTGGAGCGCGCGGCGTTGCTCGGGGGCGTGGAGAGCCTCGGTGCGCCGTCGCCGATCGCGAAGGCGAGCGTGCCGGCGTCGTCGCCGTTCGATCCCGCGATCCTCGATCTGCCGCTGACCGAGGCGCAGGAGAAGATGGAAGAGCTCTTCACGCGCGCCTACCTCGAGCGCGCGCTCACCAAGAGCGGCGGCAGCGTGAGCGGCGCGGCGCGCGCGATCGGGACGAACCGTCGTTACGTCCAGCGCTTGATGAAGCGCTACGGCATCAAGGCGAGCGACGGCGACGACGAGTGA
- a CDS encoding D-arabinono-1,4-lactone oxidase translates to MSTPRETLTEAFRDHLAHPDDPATARRLYDTIAISDRRDVDAALSEALLTRPPVAPPPLMREPTPAPVAETLAAAAIVPVGPRPETPPATNWAGNVDLRGALAALEVSETSDVQQAVAKALAASDSGRRAARALGTGHSSSHVLTTRGTIVDTGVLVAPIAPKGALRRMMALDPSELAPGVSAEGLVRVGAGLRVREVAEALSKVGRALPMLGAYSGQTYVGALCTGTHGTGIDHGALHTRVRSIDIVTVDASRAPRLLRIERSAGISAQRTMPPGALIQDDDTFRAALVGIGNLGVITSVVVETVPHYHLVVHRTHHDWNAIRALLTDVDERGYPTAFAGTYCAGVLMNPYPWPIRPAGPRKAVVTRAYVASRPPPVPEPPTPPGGCPLLFDIARFLGNATALTPWALDMAIDTMRATTNEYGAWWEVLAGRGELPQGYSVEYGFPLDRFLPALDAILDAMYELAWRDTKMVAGTLSLRFVRGDDADLSMAEGRDTAFVEILTLSGIHDAPEVFARTERIALAHGARPHWGQWFDPESVPKIVSHYPRAASYVTKGLDRLDPTRAFENEISRAIRAAL, encoded by the coding sequence ATGTCGACTCCGCGCGAGACGCTCACCGAGGCGTTCCGGGATCATCTCGCTCACCCCGACGATCCCGCGACGGCGCGCCGGCTCTACGACACGATCGCGATCTCCGATCGACGCGACGTGGACGCCGCGCTCTCCGAGGCGCTCCTCACCCGCCCTCCGGTCGCGCCGCCACCGCTGATGCGCGAGCCCACGCCGGCGCCGGTGGCCGAGACGCTCGCAGCCGCGGCGATCGTCCCCGTCGGGCCGCGGCCCGAGACCCCGCCTGCGACGAACTGGGCCGGCAACGTCGACCTGCGCGGCGCGCTCGCGGCGCTCGAGGTCTCGGAGACGAGCGACGTGCAGCAGGCCGTGGCGAAGGCGCTCGCGGCGAGTGACTCGGGGCGCCGCGCGGCGCGCGCGCTCGGGACCGGTCACTCGTCGTCGCACGTGCTGACCACCCGCGGAACGATCGTCGACACCGGCGTGCTGGTCGCGCCGATCGCACCGAAGGGCGCGCTGCGACGGATGATGGCGCTCGACCCTTCGGAGCTCGCGCCCGGGGTGAGCGCCGAGGGCCTGGTGCGGGTGGGCGCCGGGCTGCGGGTGCGCGAGGTCGCCGAGGCGCTCTCGAAGGTCGGCCGCGCGCTGCCGATGCTCGGCGCGTACTCCGGACAGACCTACGTCGGCGCGCTCTGCACCGGCACCCACGGGACTGGCATCGATCACGGCGCGCTGCACACCCGCGTGCGCTCGATCGATATCGTCACCGTCGACGCGTCGCGCGCGCCGCGGCTCCTGCGCATCGAGCGCAGCGCGGGAATCAGCGCGCAGCGCACGATGCCGCCCGGCGCGTTGATCCAGGACGACGACACGTTCCGCGCGGCATTGGTGGGAATCGGAAATCTCGGAGTGATCACCAGCGTGGTGGTCGAGACCGTTCCTCACTATCACCTGGTCGTCCATCGCACTCACCACGACTGGAATGCGATTCGCGCATTGCTCACCGACGTCGACGAGCGTGGATATCCGACTGCGTTCGCCGGGACCTATTGCGCGGGTGTCCTGATGAATCCCTATCCCTGGCCGATCCGCCCCGCCGGGCCGCGGAAGGCCGTGGTGACCCGCGCGTACGTGGCGTCCCGGCCGCCGCCGGTGCCCGAGCCGCCGACCCCACCGGGCGGGTGCCCGCTGCTCTTCGACATCGCGCGGTTCCTCGGCAACGCGACGGCGCTCACCCCGTGGGCGCTCGACATGGCGATCGACACCATGCGCGCGACGACCAACGAGTACGGCGCGTGGTGGGAAGTGCTCGCCGGGAGAGGCGAGCTCCCCCAGGGATATTCGGTCGAGTACGGATTCCCGCTCGATCGATTCCTGCCTGCGCTCGATGCGATCCTCGACGCGATGTACGAGCTCGCGTGGCGGGACACCAAGATGGTCGCGGGCACGCTCTCGCTGCGCTTCGTGCGAGGCGACGACGCGGATCTCTCGATGGCGGAAGGGCGCGACACGGCGTTCGTCGAGATCCTCACGCTCTCGGGGATCCACGACGCGCCCGAGGTGTTCGCGCGGACCGAACGGATCGCGCTCGCGCACGGCGCGCGCCCCCACTGGGGCCAGTGGTTCGACCCGGAGAGCGTGCCGAAGATCGTGAGCCACTATCCGAGAGCCGCGTCGTACGTGACGAAGGGCCTCGATCGATTGGATCCCACCCGAGCATTCGAGAACGAGATCTCGCGCGCGATCCGTGCGGCGCTCTGA
- a CDS encoding lipoxygenase family protein → MRRAFRWDVTSVPPLAVCAGVPHEAVPGPRFVAARARRGAEIAANAGHAVLDDVSRPFDSIRDYERLFPVLGAPTAIIQSHTRDDVFAWQRIAGTNPMMIRRVDGALPEDFPVTDAHLAAIAGTGATLSRAAAEHRLYLLDYEILDGIPHGAQRYLPAPYALFHLADTHTGHHALRPVAIQIERRAHPRENPIYTPGSAPADWAVAKLMVQVADMNVHEMALHLWGCHFAMEPFAVGRARTLAPEHPIGILLDNHFDALIANNDLGRRTLIAEGGPVDRYLGGALEGSLEILGRARATWTFSGASFPRELASRGVADPDTSIPNYPFRDDGLRVWSAIEAYVRGYVAVYYDGDANVVADPELAAFATEVAAEDGGRIAGLEVPRTREELVAMLATLVFVNGPLHNAINATQGDFMTFVPNMPAAVWRNPMPAPRGSGERDLLALLPGKDASLGQISTLSFLASKPLARLGYYRQPYRDPAAESVAARFRASLAAIDKQIDRANETRLLRYDDLTPRVIPNSIDM, encoded by the coding sequence ATGCGGAGAGCGTTCCGCTGGGACGTCACGTCGGTGCCACCCCTGGCGGTGTGCGCGGGCGTTCCGCACGAGGCCGTGCCCGGCCCGCGCTTCGTCGCGGCACGCGCCCGACGCGGCGCCGAGATCGCGGCGAACGCGGGCCATGCGGTGCTCGACGACGTCTCACGTCCGTTCGACTCGATCCGCGACTACGAGCGCTTGTTCCCGGTGCTCGGCGCGCCGACCGCGATCATCCAGAGCCACACGCGCGACGACGTGTTCGCGTGGCAGCGCATCGCGGGCACGAACCCGATGATGATCCGCCGCGTCGACGGAGCGCTGCCCGAGGACTTCCCGGTCACCGACGCGCACCTCGCGGCGATCGCCGGCACCGGCGCGACGCTCTCGCGCGCGGCCGCGGAGCACCGCCTCTACCTGCTCGACTACGAGATCCTCGACGGCATCCCGCACGGCGCGCAGCGCTATCTGCCGGCGCCCTATGCGCTGTTCCATCTCGCCGACACGCACACCGGGCATCACGCGCTGCGGCCGGTCGCGATCCAGATCGAGCGGCGCGCGCACCCGCGCGAGAACCCGATCTACACGCCGGGCAGCGCGCCGGCGGACTGGGCCGTCGCGAAGCTGATGGTGCAGGTCGCGGACATGAACGTGCACGAGATGGCGCTGCACCTGTGGGGCTGTCACTTCGCGATGGAGCCCTTCGCGGTGGGCCGCGCGCGAACGCTCGCGCCCGAGCACCCGATCGGGATCCTGCTCGACAATCACTTCGACGCGCTGATCGCGAACAACGATCTCGGGCGTCGCACGCTGATCGCCGAGGGGGGCCCGGTCGATCGATATCTCGGAGGAGCGCTCGAGGGCTCGCTCGAGATCCTCGGGCGCGCCCGCGCGACGTGGACGTTCTCGGGCGCGTCGTTCCCGCGCGAGCTCGCATCGCGGGGAGTCGCCGATCCCGATACGTCGATCCCGAATTACCCGTTCCGCGACGACGGGCTCCGCGTGTGGTCCGCCATCGAGGCGTATGTCCGTGGCTACGTCGCCGTCTATTACGACGGCGATGCAAACGTCGTCGCCGATCCCGAGCTCGCGGCGTTCGCGACCGAGGTCGCCGCCGAGGACGGAGGTCGCATCGCAGGGCTGGAGGTGCCGCGCACGCGCGAAGAGCTCGTCGCGATGCTCGCCACGCTCGTCTTCGTGAACGGCCCTCTGCACAACGCGATCAACGCGACGCAGGGCGACTTCATGACCTTCGTGCCCAACATGCCCGCGGCGGTATGGCGCAATCCGATGCCGGCGCCGCGCGGCAGTGGAGAGCGCGACCTGCTCGCGCTCCTGCCCGGGAAGGACGCGTCGCTCGGACAGATCAGCACGCTGAGCTTCCTCGCGTCGAAGCCGCTCGCGCGACTGGGCTATTACCGCCAGCCCTATCGCGATCCTGCGGCGGAGTCGGTCGCCGCGCGATTCCGCGCCTCACTGGCAGCGATCGACAAACAGATCGATCGCGCGAACGAGACTCGGCTCCTCCGCTACGACGATCTCACTCCGCGTGTGATCCCCAACTCGATCGACATGTGA
- a CDS encoding serine/threonine-protein kinase, with the protein MGDDEARDLTDAGGPDLRLSAAEISDPEFQARYELDSLLGSGGMGEVSLVRDRRLQREIALKVLRASAAADPELRKRFQREALLQARLDHPAIVPVYDYESTPDRLYFTMKRVRGRTLRDVIDAIAEGDDTTRAEWGRGRLLSSFVQVCRAVDYAHAHGVLHRDLKPQNVMLGAFGEVHVIDWGIAKHLDGTSSDAGETTATVEGESLGTIGYMAPEQIVGDDVTPATDVFSLGAILFELLGGGPLVPPGSRSERATATMKGVELRVRERARELEMPPELEAVVLRATLRDPRTRYANARELAEAVQRYLDGDRDAERRRELADECVRKAERMLAIQDERARAMVRPAAVKELARALALDPSHDVASALLGRSLLEPPAEVPAEARAVLERTQEESEREAARTGTFRYLLWLSFAPWYAAMGVRDWVTFTIIVALTAASALLMGLVWKGKLPTRAGLLAFVTSTTTLAMFSRAFSPLVIVASLAATNVMFFSGYVAPRERRAIVLFTCLAIVVPYALEIFGVIPSSFTITDETIVIVPWLLGYDPTGTLVFMIAMTLTATAVPALAAGRVRDALTKAQERLAITAWQLGELVPKQRKDETRE; encoded by the coding sequence ATGGGCGACGACGAGGCGCGCGATCTCACGGACGCCGGAGGCCCGGACCTGCGTCTGTCGGCGGCCGAGATCTCGGACCCCGAGTTCCAGGCGCGCTACGAGCTCGACTCGCTGCTCGGATCGGGCGGGATGGGCGAGGTCTCGCTCGTGCGTGATCGGCGGCTGCAGCGCGAGATCGCGCTCAAGGTGCTGCGCGCATCCGCGGCCGCCGATCCCGAGCTGCGCAAGCGATTCCAGCGCGAGGCGCTCCTCCAGGCGCGCCTCGACCACCCGGCGATCGTTCCGGTCTACGACTACGAGAGCACACCCGATCGCCTCTACTTCACGATGAAGCGGGTGCGCGGCCGCACCCTGCGCGACGTGATCGACGCGATCGCCGAGGGCGACGACACGACGCGCGCGGAGTGGGGGCGCGGGCGCCTGCTCTCGTCGTTCGTGCAGGTCTGTCGCGCGGTCGACTACGCGCACGCGCACGGCGTGCTGCATCGCGATCTGAAGCCGCAGAACGTGATGCTCGGCGCGTTCGGCGAGGTGCACGTGATCGACTGGGGGATCGCGAAGCACCTCGACGGCACGAGCAGCGACGCCGGAGAGACGACCGCGACCGTCGAGGGCGAGTCGCTCGGCACGATCGGCTACATGGCGCCCGAGCAGATCGTCGGCGACGACGTGACCCCGGCGACCGACGTGTTCTCGCTCGGCGCGATCCTCTTCGAGCTCCTCGGCGGAGGCCCGCTGGTGCCGCCGGGATCGCGGAGCGAGCGCGCGACCGCGACGATGAAGGGCGTCGAGCTGCGGGTGCGCGAGCGAGCGCGCGAGCTCGAGATGCCACCCGAGCTCGAAGCGGTCGTGCTCCGCGCGACCCTGCGCGATCCCCGCACTCGCTACGCGAACGCGCGCGAGCTCGCCGAGGCGGTGCAGCGATATCTCGACGGAGATCGCGACGCGGAGCGACGCCGCGAGCTCGCCGACGAGTGCGTGCGCAAGGCCGAGCGCATGCTGGCGATCCAGGACGAGCGAGCGCGCGCGATGGTGCGGCCCGCCGCGGTGAAGGAGCTGGCGCGCGCGCTGGCGCTCGATCCCTCGCACGACGTCGCGAGCGCGCTGCTCGGTCGCTCGTTGCTCGAGCCGCCCGCGGAGGTGCCCGCGGAGGCGCGCGCCGTGCTCGAGCGCACGCAGGAGGAGTCGGAGCGCGAGGCCGCGCGCACCGGCACGTTCCGCTATCTGCTCTGGCTCTCGTTCGCGCCGTGGTACGCGGCGATGGGTGTGCGCGACTGGGTCACGTTCACGATCATCGTCGCGCTCACCGCGGCGAGCGCGCTGCTGATGGGCCTGGTGTGGAAGGGCAAATTGCCCACGAGAGCGGGCCTCCTCGCGTTCGTGACCAGCACGACGACGCTCGCGATGTTCTCGCGCGCGTTCAGCCCGCTGGTGATCGTCGCGTCGCTCGCGGCGACCAACGTGATGTTCTTCTCGGGCTACGTCGCGCCGCGCGAGAGGCGCGCGATCGTCCTCTTCACGTGCCTCGCGATCGTGGTGCCCTACGCGCTCGAGATCTTCGGGGTGATCCCCTCGTCGTTCACCATCACCGACGAGACGATCGTGATCGTGCCCTGGCTCCTCGGCTACGACCCCACGGGCACGCTCGTGTTCATGATCGCGATGACGCTCACCGCGACCGCGGTGCCCGCGCTCGCAGCGGGCCGGGTGCGCGACGCGCTGACGAAGGCCCAGGAGCGACTGGCGATCACCGCGTGGCAGCTCGGCGAGCTGGTGCCGAAGCAGCGGAAGGACGAGACCAGAGAGTGA
- a CDS encoding sulfotransferase family protein, with product MSYTQRAERLWNSQTARESRDDVSPHPVTFLVGAERSGTTLTRLMLDGHPELAFRYEFELAVDLVPPGEGWPELETYYEYLRTYRFVDPPPHIDRELDYPSLVRSFLEQKRRADRKPRVGAVVHRNFDRLLRIWPDARFVHLMRDPRDVARSCVGMGWAGHVWSGVAPWIEAELLWERMSASLPRHRWITVRYEDLVRDPQRELERVCRLAGIPFHPAMLDFPSRSTYRAPSPSFVEQWRTKLTPREVQLVESRVHDMLAPRGYAPSGLERIEPSALERAALRAQCRAGRARHAARSLGVRLWIERAVAHRGGPRGWRERVQRRVDAAINAQLA from the coding sequence GTGTCGTATACGCAGAGAGCAGAACGACTGTGGAATTCGCAGACTGCGCGCGAGTCGAGGGACGATGTCTCGCCGCATCCCGTCACGTTCCTCGTCGGGGCCGAGCGCTCGGGCACCACGCTCACGCGCTTGATGCTCGACGGGCATCCCGAGCTCGCATTCCGCTACGAATTCGAGCTGGCCGTCGATCTCGTGCCGCCCGGTGAGGGCTGGCCCGAGCTCGAGACGTACTACGAATATCTGCGCACGTATCGATTCGTCGATCCGCCGCCGCACATCGATCGTGAGCTCGATTATCCGTCCCTCGTGCGCTCGTTCCTCGAGCAGAAGCGGCGCGCCGATCGCAAGCCGCGCGTGGGCGCAGTCGTGCATCGCAATTTCGATCGACTGCTGCGCATCTGGCCCGACGCGCGCTTCGTGCACCTGATGCGCGATCCGCGCGACGTCGCGCGCTCGTGCGTGGGAATGGGGTGGGCCGGTCACGTGTGGAGCGGCGTCGCGCCCTGGATCGAGGCGGAGCTGCTCTGGGAGCGGATGAGCGCGTCGTTGCCGCGCCATCGCTGGATCACGGTGCGCTACGAAGATCTGGTGCGCGATCCCCAGCGCGAGCTCGAGCGCGTCTGTCGCCTCGCGGGCATCCCGTTCCACCCGGCGATGCTCGACTTCCCGAGCCGCTCGACCTACCGCGCGCCGAGCCCGTCGTTCGTCGAGCAGTGGCGCACGAAGCTCACGCCGCGCGAGGTGCAGCTCGTCGAGTCGCGCGTGCACGACATGCTCGCGCCGCGCGGATACGCGCCGAGCGGGCTCGAGCGCATCGAGCCCTCGGCGCTCGAGCGCGCCGCGCTGCGCGCGCAGTGTCGCGCCGGACGCGCACGCCACGCCGCGCGCTCGCTCGGAGTCCGGCTGTGGATCGAGCGCGCGGTCGCGCATCGCGGCGGACCGAGAGGATGGAGAGAGCGGGTGCAGCGCCGCGTGGACGCGGCGATCAACGCCCAGCTCGCGTGA